In Nitrospira sp., one DNA window encodes the following:
- a CDS encoding GNAT family N-acetyltransferase, whose translation MPDAPSFKTARLLLRPFQLSDAPDIERLAGAKEVATGTFLPHPYENGMAERWIADWKRAHEDGTAVSFAITLADNATVIGSISLDIVQIHRHARLGYWLGVPYWNQGYATEAVHAVLRYGFMQLNLHRIYSPHFEGNAASGRVLQKVGMTYEGRMREHYVRFDRFVDLELYGMLQREFTDRT comes from the coding sequence ATGCCGGACGCCCCTTCTTTCAAGACCGCGCGGCTGCTCCTCCGGCCGTTTCAACTCTCGGACGCTCCCGACATAGAGCGCCTCGCGGGGGCAAAAGAGGTTGCCACCGGCACATTTCTTCCGCACCCGTACGAAAACGGCATGGCCGAGCGATGGATCGCGGATTGGAAACGAGCCCATGAGGACGGCACCGCCGTCAGCTTCGCCATCACCCTTGCGGACAATGCAACCGTCATCGGATCGATCAGCCTGGATATCGTCCAGATCCACCGGCACGCGCGGCTCGGCTACTGGCTCGGCGTTCCCTACTGGAATCAGGGCTACGCTACCGAGGCCGTGCACGCGGTCCTTCGCTACGGCTTTATGCAACTGAATCTGCACCGCATCTACAGCCCGCATTTCGAGGGCAACGCTGCATCAGGCCGAGTGCTACAGAAAGTGGGGATGACCTACGAAGGCCGGATGCGAGAACACTACGTCCGGTTCGACCGGTTTGTCGACCTGGAACTCTACGGCATGCTCCAGCGGGAATTCACTGACAGAACTTGA
- a CDS encoding M12 family metallo-peptidase, protein MAPAQSTLVPTQVRRLCGLLLSGLLFFTAALGTTGLAESDGSIPALAPTPLFTTAPPQRSAPLAQASTPRKARGRWVRDQRSVNITADALRALNPISPAQHTEFTIDLFSAGTQLADLSPGSDPQRTLHHQTWTGRLKQDQDSDVTLVMKGAAVAGTIRKGRTIYEIKPSADGTHDVTEIDSELLPSDHHPVPVSPDESAAGDVATGLAAPILPFAAAADSSTLIDLLAVYTTTAKNANGGQNGIEALIALGISLANTAFTNSQINTQFRLVHTAEIAYPESGNYNTDLSRLRNATDGFLDDVHTLRNTHKADLVTLIADNIGDACGVAYVMSSVSPSFASSAFSVVEDACISGYTLAHELGHNMGSMHDRAEGGTGAYPYSFGHKEAGKFRTIMAYPCSPSCPRINHFSNPNVSYQGSWVTGVDHNTSPATSADNARAFTNALSTVANFRNSGDTTAPPAPANFRIISP, encoded by the coding sequence ATGGCCCCCGCACAGTCGACACTGGTCCCCACACAAGTCCGTCGTCTGTGCGGACTTCTCTTGTCAGGCCTTCTCTTTTTCACCGCCGCGCTTGGAACAACGGGTCTCGCAGAAAGCGACGGATCGATTCCGGCTCTGGCCCCGACCCCGCTATTCACAACGGCCCCTCCGCAGCGGTCCGCACCGTTGGCCCAGGCAAGCACCCCGCGCAAAGCCAGGGGACGCTGGGTTCGGGATCAGCGTTCCGTCAACATCACCGCAGACGCGCTCCGTGCCCTCAATCCAATCAGTCCGGCACAACACACCGAATTCACGATCGACCTTTTTTCCGCCGGCACACAACTAGCCGATCTCAGCCCGGGAAGCGACCCGCAACGAACGCTCCACCACCAAACATGGACGGGACGGTTGAAGCAGGATCAGGACAGCGATGTCACGCTTGTCATGAAGGGCGCGGCTGTCGCGGGAACGATCCGAAAGGGGCGCACAATCTATGAGATCAAGCCCAGCGCTGACGGCACCCATGACGTGACAGAAATCGACAGCGAGTTGCTTCCTAGCGACCACCATCCGGTCCCCGTGAGTCCTGACGAATCGGCAGCGGGAGATGTGGCTACCGGCCTGGCCGCGCCCATACTTCCCTTCGCCGCAGCCGCAGATAGCAGCACATTGATCGATCTCCTGGCGGTCTACACCACAACCGCGAAGAACGCGAATGGTGGACAAAACGGCATTGAAGCCCTGATTGCCCTCGGCATTTCTCTGGCGAACACCGCCTTCACCAACAGTCAGATCAACACCCAATTCCGGCTCGTCCATACCGCCGAAATCGCGTATCCCGAATCCGGCAACTACAACACGGATTTGAGTCGCCTGCGAAATGCGACGGATGGATTCCTGGATGACGTGCATACGCTGCGGAACACCCACAAGGCGGATCTGGTCACGCTGATTGCAGACAACATCGGAGATGCCTGCGGAGTCGCCTACGTCATGAGTTCTGTCAGCCCCAGCTTTGCAAGTTCGGCGTTCAGTGTGGTCGAAGATGCCTGCATCTCCGGCTACACTCTCGCCCATGAGCTCGGCCACAATATGGGGTCTATGCATGATCGGGCCGAGGGAGGGACCGGCGCCTACCCCTACTCCTTCGGGCACAAAGAAGCAGGCAAGTTTCGGACGATCATGGCCTATCCCTGCAGTCCCTCCTGTCCGCGTATCAATCATTTCTCAAACCCCAATGTCAGCTATCAAGGAAGCTGGGTCACCGGCGTAGACCACAACACGAGCCCTGCCACCTCGGCGGACAACGCCAGAGCCTTTACCAATGCCTTGAGCACCGTGGCGAATTTCCGCAACAGCGGCGATACGACCGCTCCCCCGGCCCCCGCCAATTTCCGGATCATCAGCCCGTAG
- a CDS encoding tetratricopeptide repeat protein: protein MFGNSAVVLHRPQTIPVLRCRYGIVLRIVWLTAILATTTAAWAQDPQHVSPERLAEQAKAVWESGAIVPALDLIEEGIHHHPRALTLHKLRGDILAAARGPQEAVQAYETALAQQPTALDVRWAKWSVLMRWGQAEESLAELQRIENIDPQNPLVHLRLAQELRKLDRLEDSLMSYQKAVALAPELLGWRLAMARARFDILDYRGADADVQYVLNKVPPGSPLELPAKNQLAQHYESMERGRRFTPALTPDATEKQLKEWAAIRADAWRLFSAGRYQEAEPIYRRIMTLNPRDTLATHQLGLTLMQLGRCKEALAIFGNVLNMNPSEDDYADTVFRMGVCLVELEQWEDAFVHFQTLYDTAVEFEQNNKDVQLPAGTRVLAKDKLARWLDKIRPHVPELAQMKAAEAAAAAAPPREKSPSTALAEEALFEKALERLTPQKALDPQASLMGRDADFSWFRFVISAGKVIRDDFPTGAHEFIPLNPNDTFPSTQPEIYLVFGLVSASYDAIPLSAHCFLEIAEVTGDAPPVAQDQVMMAMNDQSGYFRLPAPRTGWTPGLYRCGLFAGERTSAYTQADEVRFRILRPTPPN, encoded by the coding sequence ATGTTCGGAAACAGCGCTGTCGTATTGCACAGGCCTCAGACCATCCCCGTACTCCGTTGCCGATACGGGATCGTACTTCGGATCGTCTGGCTCACGGCGATCCTCGCGACAACCACTGCCGCATGGGCACAGGATCCACAGCACGTGTCCCCTGAGCGCTTGGCGGAACAGGCCAAGGCCGTGTGGGAAAGCGGCGCCATTGTACCGGCACTCGATTTGATCGAAGAAGGGATTCATCACCACCCTCGGGCTCTCACGCTCCATAAATTGCGCGGGGACATCCTCGCCGCCGCCCGTGGCCCTCAGGAAGCGGTGCAGGCCTACGAAACCGCCCTCGCCCAACAACCGACCGCCCTGGATGTCCGCTGGGCTAAATGGAGTGTGTTGATGCGCTGGGGGCAGGCGGAGGAATCGCTGGCTGAGCTGCAGCGCATTGAAAACATCGACCCCCAGAATCCACTCGTGCATCTGCGCCTCGCTCAGGAGCTCCGTAAGCTCGACCGTCTGGAAGACTCCCTGATGTCCTATCAGAAAGCCGTGGCGCTCGCGCCAGAGCTCCTTGGCTGGAGACTGGCGATGGCCCGGGCGCGCTTCGACATTCTGGACTATCGCGGGGCCGATGCCGACGTGCAGTACGTCCTCAACAAAGTGCCCCCGGGCTCTCCGCTGGAGCTCCCGGCCAAGAACCAACTCGCGCAGCATTACGAGTCGATGGAGCGGGGCCGCCGCTTTACCCCCGCGCTCACGCCGGATGCGACCGAGAAACAACTGAAAGAATGGGCCGCGATTCGCGCCGATGCCTGGAGACTCTTCTCAGCCGGTCGCTATCAGGAAGCCGAGCCGATCTACCGGCGAATCATGACGCTCAACCCCAGAGACACGCTGGCCACCCATCAATTAGGACTGACCCTCATGCAGCTCGGGCGATGCAAAGAGGCGCTGGCCATCTTCGGCAATGTACTCAACATGAATCCCAGCGAGGACGACTACGCCGATACGGTGTTTCGCATGGGAGTCTGCCTCGTGGAACTCGAGCAGTGGGAAGACGCGTTCGTGCATTTTCAAACGCTCTATGACACCGCCGTGGAGTTTGAACAAAACAACAAAGATGTCCAACTGCCCGCCGGCACACGCGTGCTCGCAAAGGACAAACTGGCCCGGTGGCTCGACAAGATCCGTCCGCATGTCCCTGAATTAGCCCAGATGAAAGCAGCGGAAGCGGCGGCGGCTGCCGCCCCGCCCCGAGAAAAATCCCCGTCCACGGCGCTGGCGGAAGAAGCCCTGTTTGAAAAAGCTCTGGAACGGCTCACACCGCAGAAGGCGTTAGATCCGCAGGCCTCACTGATGGGCCGGGACGCCGATTTCAGCTGGTTTCGCTTTGTCATATCGGCCGGCAAGGTCATCCGTGACGATTTCCCGACCGGCGCGCACGAATTCATTCCGCTCAATCCGAATGACACCTTCCCCTCCACACAACCCGAGATCTACCTGGTGTTCGGACTCGTATCGGCGTCGTACGATGCCATCCCGCTCTCCGCTCACTGTTTTCTGGAGATCGCTGAAGTCACCGGCGACGCGCCGCCCGTCGCACAAGACCAGGTCATGATGGCCATGAATGACCAGTCCGGCTACTTCCGCCTCCCGGCTCCTAGGACCGGCTGGACGCCAGGGCTCTATCGCTGTGGATTATTCGCCGGTGAACGCACCTCCGCCTATACACAGGCCGACGAGGTGCGCTTTCGAATTCTCCGGCCGACACCACCCAACTAG
- a CDS encoding glycosyltransferase produces the protein MRILHLGNAYFQESFRLLGHDVKWAGYHRTADIPLTRSLLDARSLLTQLPPHWYPDLIVLGDESTQPLVLGLETLPVPVVWYAIDSHIHANWHMHYAAAFDVILVAQKDWVPAYQLDGDRQHVSWMPLFCQGSHDLGFAREIPLSFIGTLDAARNPDRVDLILRLQTQYPIVVQSGPYDEIFNRSMMVLNQSVANDVNLRTFEAMACGALLLTERVGNGFSDLFQDRTHCALYEKGNVDHIIEITDYYRAHPAERKAIARQGYEAVMAAHTSLHRAQALLDTVARQPLHEFVAKRQMRQAPIRWSLASVYESAARTYDQAAARAGEDIRRHHFLKISEQYDTLARTIRGQLNPFVAA, from the coding sequence ATGAGAATTCTTCATCTAGGAAACGCCTACTTTCAGGAATCGTTCCGGCTGCTCGGTCATGATGTGAAATGGGCCGGGTACCATCGGACTGCCGACATCCCGCTCACGCGCTCGCTTCTCGATGCCAGGAGTCTGCTGACGCAACTGCCGCCCCATTGGTATCCGGACCTGATCGTGCTGGGGGACGAGAGTACTCAGCCGTTGGTGCTGGGACTGGAGACTCTTCCGGTGCCGGTGGTCTGGTATGCAATCGATTCGCACATCCATGCCAATTGGCACATGCATTACGCCGCGGCATTCGATGTGATTCTGGTTGCGCAGAAAGACTGGGTGCCGGCCTATCAGCTTGACGGAGACCGGCAGCATGTCTCCTGGATGCCGCTGTTCTGCCAGGGGTCTCACGATCTTGGATTCGCCAGAGAGATTCCGCTCTCGTTCATCGGTACACTCGATGCCGCCAGAAATCCCGATCGTGTCGACCTGATCCTGCGCCTACAGACTCAGTATCCGATTGTCGTGCAGTCGGGGCCGTACGATGAGATCTTCAACCGATCGATGATGGTCTTGAATCAATCCGTGGCGAACGACGTGAACTTGAGGACGTTCGAGGCCATGGCCTGCGGCGCATTGTTGCTGACGGAGCGTGTGGGGAACGGTTTCAGCGACTTGTTCCAGGACCGGACGCATTGCGCGCTGTATGAGAAGGGAAATGTCGATCACATCATCGAGATCACCGACTATTATCGTGCGCATCCGGCCGAGCGGAAAGCCATCGCCCGGCAGGGATATGAGGCGGTTATGGCGGCCCATACCAGCTTGCATCGGGCGCAAGCACTGCTGGACACGGTGGCCCGGCAGCCGCTCCATGAGTTTGTCGCCAAGCGCCAGATGCGCCAGGCGCCGATTCGCTGGTCTCTGGCGTCGGTGTATGAGAGCGCCGCGCGTACGTATGACCAGGCTGCCGCGCGGGCCGGTGAGGATATCCGAAGGCACCACTTTCTGAAGATCTCAGAGCAGTATGACACTCTTGCCAGGACGATCCGCGGCCAACTCAATCCCTTCGTTGCAGCGTAG
- a CDS encoding tetratricopeptide repeat protein produces the protein MWCRRSCALSVLLFISCWAAVPAGADDFVESWYMSRGRSNLEIENYKAAIEAFEKVVERDPGNREAMRSLGVAYEKQGLKDKAIEQFDRYLARWDDDADIAFAQARALEWSRYAYREKDMLKYYRMGLKRTNDPALRLRYATHLASHKETSQEAVAQYDKVLETQPRNAEAHRGLAKAYAWLGQNDLALYHANLARQQTKHESGDLTALRQDMSKGREPAVEGVMGVLAQPEKPYELYGFRMGTRGKFDITPFTTTKVEVGAEHFWNSSENRSGAYLSLGNQVRFNPSNRFDAVLEYHGAPRGDGMAYKFEYAYDGRSFSIRPGVKREFRYDSFAALAGSRSAGQLVGLARSTQFYSEVAFDVAALHVTVTPFVGWVTAEQLKSNDQVGVDTKLSLPLWQQDNWEIAGEYLFYLTHYGENQGGLQPSQREPFAGGYFSPDVFINQIPRLAATYSMENKDELYVAAGPALQYIDEATKSAVFRVGGDAHMVYTKHISKPWLFKVMADYTQIASIYMRIQVNGLLVYTFY, from the coding sequence ATGTGGTGTCGCCGGTCGTGTGCCCTGAGTGTGCTCCTGTTCATCTCGTGCTGGGCGGCGGTTCCCGCGGGGGCCGATGATTTTGTGGAGTCCTGGTATATGTCCCGGGGGCGTTCGAATCTGGAGATTGAAAACTACAAGGCGGCGATCGAAGCCTTCGAAAAAGTCGTCGAGCGTGATCCGGGCAACCGTGAAGCCATGCGGAGCCTGGGCGTCGCCTACGAAAAGCAGGGGTTGAAGGACAAGGCCATCGAGCAGTTCGACCGGTATCTCGCCCGTTGGGACGACGATGCCGACATCGCGTTTGCCCAAGCGCGGGCGTTGGAATGGTCGCGCTACGCCTATCGCGAGAAAGACATGCTGAAGTATTACCGGATGGGCTTGAAGCGAACAAACGATCCGGCGCTGCGGCTCCGGTATGCGACACATCTGGCCAGCCACAAAGAAACCAGTCAGGAAGCCGTGGCACAGTACGACAAGGTGCTGGAGACGCAGCCGCGCAATGCCGAGGCCCACCGGGGTCTGGCCAAAGCCTATGCCTGGCTGGGGCAGAATGATCTGGCCTTGTATCACGCGAATCTGGCGCGGCAGCAGACGAAGCATGAATCGGGCGATCTGACGGCGCTCCGTCAGGACATGTCGAAGGGACGGGAGCCGGCCGTCGAAGGGGTGATGGGGGTGCTGGCGCAGCCGGAGAAGCCCTATGAGTTGTACGGGTTCCGGATGGGCACACGCGGAAAATTCGATATCACGCCGTTTACGACGACCAAAGTGGAGGTCGGGGCCGAGCATTTCTGGAACTCGTCGGAGAATCGCTCCGGCGCCTATCTCTCCCTGGGCAATCAAGTGCGGTTCAATCCGTCGAATCGATTCGATGCGGTGCTGGAATATCATGGCGCGCCGCGCGGCGACGGGATGGCCTATAAGTTCGAATATGCCTACGATGGACGATCATTTTCCATTCGTCCCGGGGTCAAGCGGGAGTTCCGGTACGATTCGTTCGCGGCCTTGGCCGGGTCGCGCAGTGCCGGCCAGCTGGTGGGCTTGGCGCGGTCGACGCAGTTCTATAGTGAAGTGGCGTTCGACGTGGCCGCGTTGCATGTGACCGTGACGCCCTTTGTCGGATGGGTGACGGCGGAGCAGCTGAAGTCGAACGATCAGGTCGGAGTGGATACAAAATTGTCGTTGCCGCTCTGGCAGCAGGACAACTGGGAGATCGCCGGCGAGTATCTGTTTTATCTCACTCACTATGGGGAGAATCAGGGAGGACTCCAGCCGAGCCAGCGGGAGCCGTTCGCGGGCGGCTATTTCAGCCCGGACGTGTTCATCAATCAGATCCCCCGGCTGGCGGCGACCTATAGTATGGAGAACAAGGACGAACTCTATGTTGCCGCCGGTCCCGCTCTCCAATATATCGATGAGGCGACGAAGTCAGCCGTGTTCCGCGTCGGCGGTGATGCGCACATGGTCTATACGAAACATATTTCCAAGCCCTGGCTCTTCAAGGTGATGGCGGATTATACGCAGATCGCCAGTATTTATATGCGGATCCAGGTGAATGGGCTGTTGGTCTACACGTTTTACTAG
- the trmL gene encoding tRNA (uridine(34)/cytosine(34)/5-carboxymethylaminomethyluridine(34)-2'-O)-methyltransferase TrmL produces the protein MFDLILYQPEIPPNTGNIIRLCANTGVRLHLVKPLGFSLEDKQLLRAGLDYHEFATITVHESWADCAEKFTHRRIFAASTKGTRRYDLNVYASGDVFLFGPETRGLPVELIEAVPEAQRIRVPMRPESRSLNLSNAVSVVLYEALRQTGFEGCR, from the coding sequence ATGTTCGACCTCATTCTCTATCAGCCTGAAATTCCCCCCAACACGGGTAATATCATCCGCCTGTGTGCGAACACGGGCGTTCGCTTGCATTTGGTGAAGCCGCTCGGTTTTTCGCTGGAGGACAAGCAGCTATTGCGCGCCGGGCTGGACTATCACGAGTTTGCCACGATCACCGTGCACGAGAGCTGGGCGGATTGTGCGGAGAAGTTTACGCATCGCCGAATCTTTGCGGCCTCGACGAAAGGGACGCGCCGCTATGACCTGAATGTCTATGCGTCGGGGGATGTCTTTCTCTTCGGCCCTGAAACCCGGGGGTTGCCGGTCGAACTTATCGAGGCGGTCCCTGAGGCTCAGCGTATTCGCGTGCCGATGAGGCCCGAGAGCCGCAGTTTGAATCTCTCGAACGCGGTGTCGGTGGTGCTCTATGAAGCCTTGCGGCAGACGGGATTCGAGGGGTGTCGATAG
- the galE gene encoding UDP-glucose 4-epimerase GalE: MILVTGGAGYIGSHTCVELLQAGFEVTVFDNFSNSHPEALARVQRITGKPVPLVRGDCRDRAALVAALRTSKATAVIHFAGLKAVGESVEQPLSYYDNNVVGTLRLLEAMSECGVKQLVFSSSATVYGDPQRLPLTEDHPLSATNPYGRSKLMVEEILRDLQRSDQSWRLCILRYFNPVGAHASGLIGEDPRGVPNNLLPFVAQVAVGRRASLNVWGGDYPTPDGTGVRDYIHVVDLALGHLKALQALERSKQMKECLTVNLGTGNGYSVLEIVRAFERASGKPVPYQVASRRPGDIASCYADPKQALAQLGWRAERGLDVMCADAWRWQSTNPKGYAA, translated from the coding sequence ATGATTCTGGTTACTGGCGGTGCGGGTTACATTGGTTCTCACACCTGTGTGGAGTTGCTGCAAGCCGGATTTGAGGTCACTGTTTTCGATAATTTCAGCAACAGCCACCCTGAAGCGTTGGCGCGCGTGCAGCGCATCACCGGAAAGCCTGTCCCGCTGGTCCGCGGCGACTGCCGCGATCGTGCCGCTCTGGTTGCCGCGTTGCGCACGAGCAAGGCCACAGCGGTGATTCACTTTGCCGGGCTGAAGGCCGTGGGCGAGTCGGTGGAACAGCCGCTGTCCTACTATGATAACAATGTGGTCGGTACATTACGCCTGTTGGAAGCGATGAGTGAGTGCGGGGTAAAGCAATTGGTGTTCAGCTCGTCGGCCACCGTGTACGGCGACCCGCAACGGTTACCCTTGACGGAGGATCATCCTCTCTCGGCGACCAATCCGTATGGCCGCTCAAAGTTGATGGTAGAGGAAATCTTGCGCGACTTGCAGCGGAGCGATCAATCCTGGCGGCTCTGCATTCTGCGGTACTTCAACCCGGTGGGCGCCCATGCCAGCGGGTTGATCGGAGAAGATCCCCGTGGTGTACCGAATAACTTGCTTCCTTTTGTGGCGCAGGTCGCTGTGGGGCGTCGGGCGAGTCTCAATGTCTGGGGCGGCGACTATCCCACTCCGGACGGAACGGGTGTTCGAGACTACATTCATGTGGTGGATTTGGCTCTCGGGCATCTCAAGGCGTTGCAGGCGCTGGAGCGGTCCAAGCAGATGAAGGAGTGCTTGACGGTGAATTTGGGAACGGGGAACGGGTATAGCGTGTTGGAAATCGTGCGGGCGTTTGAGCGAGCCAGCGGAAAGCCGGTTCCATATCAGGTCGCGTCCCGGCGTCCCGGCGACATTGCCTCCTGCTATGCCGATCCGAAGCAGGCGCTGGCGCAATTGGGCTGGCGCGCCGAACGGGGATTGGATGTAATGTGCGCCGATGCCTGGCGTTGGCAGAGTACGAATCCGAAGGGGTATGCCGCCTGA
- a CDS encoding DnaJ domain-containing protein, producing the protein MLTYYQVLELSPTATSEDIKKAWHEQLQVWHPDRFTHAPVLQRKAEARTTLINQAYQTLNDPTSRQRYDATTSSTPVRPHTTASPTPPPRAPTSVHPQTPPPRSRSEQRGPHLPIMLSRKNQPKIAVPAIHILVDTREHMPYIFSGLSRIAGTSRQTLQAGDYAIAEAPDIFRVERKRAEELNTIFSNPSENRQRFMRELEPLLTIPHRFLVIEGALFQRLASGRLGQYHKNGLLDFLDALTARFGLQIIYAEHRDEAEERVANLATLHYAYYYAEQEGLGRYLADNDV; encoded by the coding sequence ATGCTCACGTACTATCAAGTGCTCGAACTATCGCCGACGGCCACCAGCGAAGACATTAAAAAGGCCTGGCACGAACAACTCCAAGTCTGGCATCCGGATCGATTCACCCATGCGCCGGTCCTGCAGCGCAAAGCCGAAGCCCGCACGACCTTAATCAATCAGGCGTATCAAACGCTCAACGACCCGACCTCTCGCCAGCGCTACGACGCCACGACCAGTTCCACGCCCGTACGCCCGCACACCACCGCCTCCCCGACTCCCCCACCGCGCGCGCCGACCTCTGTGCACCCGCAAACGCCGCCGCCCCGATCGCGCAGCGAACAACGCGGACCGCACCTTCCGATCATGCTGTCTCGAAAGAATCAGCCCAAAATCGCGGTGCCGGCCATTCACATCCTCGTCGACACCCGCGAACACATGCCCTACATCTTCTCCGGCCTAAGCAGAATTGCCGGCACCAGCCGCCAAACCCTCCAAGCCGGCGACTACGCCATTGCCGAAGCGCCGGACATCTTTCGTGTCGAACGGAAGCGCGCGGAGGAACTCAATACGATTTTCTCCAACCCCTCGGAAAACCGGCAGCGATTCATGCGCGAGCTGGAACCGCTCCTCACGATCCCTCATCGTTTCCTGGTGATTGAAGGCGCGCTTTTTCAGCGCCTCGCCAGCGGACGCCTCGGCCAGTATCACAAGAACGGCTTGCTCGATTTTCTGGATGCGCTGACCGCGCGCTTTGGGCTGCAGATTATTTATGCGGAGCATCGAGACGAGGCGGAAGAGCGCGTCGCCAACCTCGCGACACTGCACTATGCCTATTACTACGCTGAGCAGGAAGGGCTCGGGCGCTACCTGGCCGACAACGACGTCTGA
- a CDS encoding fibronectin type III domain-containing protein: MVRASFGLGLVIVAAVGAVLGGCTGGGGGDSAPPAAQAPAATASLTFQWDPVAASDLAGYKIYRSTTAGTYGNPIATLPASTTTYQMTNLTKGATYFFAVSAYDTNGNESPFSNEQSRTIP, translated from the coding sequence GTGGTACGAGCATCGTTCGGATTGGGATTGGTGATAGTGGCGGCTGTCGGAGCAGTCCTTGGTGGGTGTACCGGCGGGGGAGGGGGCGACAGTGCGCCTCCGGCCGCGCAAGCTCCTGCCGCCACGGCGTCGTTGACGTTTCAATGGGATCCGGTCGCCGCATCGGACCTGGCCGGGTATAAGATTTATCGATCGACAACCGCTGGGACCTACGGAAATCCGATTGCCACCTTGCCTGCTTCCACCACGACCTATCAGATGACGAATCTGACGAAGGGTGCGACCTACTTCTTTGCGGTGTCGGCCTACGATACCAACGGGAATGAAAGCCCCTTCTCCAATGAGCAAAGCCGAACGATTCCATAG